The Vitis riparia cultivar Riparia Gloire de Montpellier isolate 1030 chromosome 10, EGFV_Vit.rip_1.0, whole genome shotgun sequence genome includes a region encoding these proteins:
- the LOC117923794 gene encoding heat stress transcription factor A-4a has product MDESPGSSNSPPPFLTKTYEMVDDPTTDSIVSWSQTNKSFIVWNPEDFSRDLLPRFFKHNNFSSFIRQLNTYGFRKIDSEQWAFANEDFIRGQPHLLRNIHRRKPVHSHSIQNQKGQGTSCPLSESDREGYRADIERLKHDKGALLLELQRHKEDRQGLELQMQHLKDRLQHMEQRQQTVISYLSQMLQKPGLALSFLPSMETHNRKRRLLTSNCFYDESDVEENRIATSHTVNTEKLDATYVLELVEFLESSLTSWEDILDEFRPTSGEEVIYGVGVPAQPFAVVLTEIDASSGDADINLQQQSPRLNLSSNCSRDVNSSVELDESMSCAESPGISYIQLNIDTRSKSTGIDMNCKPAATAPEVTTLKEQVVGAASPVPTGVNDVFWEQFFTENPGSSAEEVQLERKDDESRKNEGKPGDHGRFWWNARSANKLADQMGQLTPAERT; this is encoded by the exons ATGGATGAATCTCCAGGCAGTTCAAATTCACCACCTCCATTTCTTACTAAAACATATGAAATGGTGGATGATCCTACTACAGATTCAATTGTCTCTTGGAGTCAGACTAATAAAAGCTTCATCGTGTGGAATCCAGAAGATTTTTCAAGGGATTTGCTGCCGCGGTTCTTCAAGCACAATAACTTCTCCAGCTTTATCAGGCAGCTCAATACATAT GGCTTTAGAAAAATTGATTCTGAGCAGTGGGCATTTGCAAATGAGGATTTTATCAGAGGTCAGCCACACCTTCTGAGGAACATCCATAGACGCAAGCCAGTTCATAGCCATTCCATACAGAATCAAAAAGGACAAGGAACTTCTTGTCCATTATCTGAATCTGACAGAGAGGGTTATCGGGCTGACATTGAAAGGCTGAAACATGATAAAGGGGCACTTCTTTTGGAGTTACAGAGGCATAAAGAAGACAGGCAAGGACTTGAGTTGCAAATGCAGCATCTAAAGGATCGCTTACAACATATGGAACAACGTCAGCAAACTGTGATATCTTACTTGTCTCAAATGTTGCAGAAACCAGGGCTTGCCTTATCTTTCCTACCGTCAATGGAAACCCATAACAGAAAGAGAAGGTTGCTGACAAGTAATTGTTTCTATGATGAATCTGATGTTGAAGAGAATCGCATAGCAACTTCCCATACAGTGAACACAGAAAAGCTTGATGCTACTTATGTTTTGGAGCTGGTGGAGTTTTTGGAGTCATCCCTAACTTCTTGGGAGGATATTCTCGATGAATTTCGTCCGACTTCTGGTGAAGAGGTAATATATGGTGTTGGGGTGCCTGCACAGCCTTTTGCAGTTGTTCTTACTGAAATTGATGCATCATCTGGGGATGCAGACATAAATTTGCAACAGCAATCACCTAGGTTAAATCTGTCTTCTAATTGTTCAAGGGACGTTAATTCATCCGTGGAGTTGGATGAATCTATGAGTTGTGCAGAAAGTCCAGGTATATCTTATATTCAACTTAATATTGATACTAGGTCTAAATCTACTGGGATTGACATGAATTGCAAGCCCGCTGCTACTGCTCCTGAGGTTACTACCTTAAAAGAACAAGTAGTTGGAGCTGCATCTCCTGTTCCAACTGGGGTCAACGACGTATTCTGGGAACAGTTCTTCACTGAGAATCCTGGTTCATCAGCAGAGGAAGTTCAGTTAGAAAGAAAGGATGATGAAAGCAGGAAGAATGAAGGGAAGCCTGGTGATCATGGCAGGTTTTGGTGGAATGCAAGGAGTGCAAATAAGCTTGCAGATCAAATGGGACAGCTTACCCCAGCAGAGAGAACTTGA